The region ACGGCCAACAGGGTGTCGGCGGCGACGGTGCCGCCTTCGATGTTCACATCTTGGCCGCGTAAGCGCACTTTACCGCCTTGAACCACACCGCTGTTGGTGATGTCGGTGGCGGATAGGTCGGCGATTTTACGCCCGGCCAACGTACCGCTGTTGATGATGCTGCCCGTGCCGTTCATCGCCAGTCGGTCGGCACTGATCAAACCGCCGTGGGCATTGATGTCGCCGGGTTTGACGGTGAGATAGACTTTGGGTGCCAACACATCAACCGTGCTGCCGTCGATTAAGGTAAGGGTTTGGGTTTCCAGCCAAACAATGTCGGAAGTGAGGCGTGCTACTTGTTCTGGCGAAAGGGCGATGCCCGGTGTGAGCTGCTGTTCGCGGGCGAAGGTGATGCCGGCTTGCATCAGTGCTTTGAACTGGGCTTCGTCGTTGGTGTAACCGTCGAGGCGGCGGTAGCCGGTTAAGCGGGCAACTTGTTCGTTTACCAGCTTTTGCTCGTAATAGCCGTCGCCTAAGCGTTTGTGCATTCTACTTGGGTCGAGTTTGAGGGCATTGAGCATATAGTCGCTGCTCAGCCATTGTTTGTAGTTGGTAAAGGCGGGATCGGTTTCGACCAGATACGACGGGTGGGCCGGGTTGACGGCATACAGGCTGGATGTCGGCAGCTTGGTATCGGTGTTGAGGGTTTTAATGGGTGCGGGGGTGCTGCCGCCGTGAGTAACGGCGGTTGGAGAGAGATTGGCCTGTTCGGCAGCATTACCGGTTAATGTTAGGGTACTGTATTCCTGTACATCGGAAACTTTGGTTGTAAAGTCGGGGTGGGTGTCCGGCGGATTGGGAATATGGCTGCTTTCTTTGTCAAACTCAATATGACGGCGGCCTCGGGAACCGTGCCTATCATAACTGCCGCCTCGCAGCATACCGGTATTAACAGTGCGGACGGTATCTTTAGCAGCCTGGTTATTGATGTTGGTTTTATCGGTAATTGTGCCGCCGGTCAGAATCATACTGTTATGGTTTAACCATTTTCCTTCAACGTTAAGGTTGCCGCCTACAAGAATTTGGCCGGGACGGTTTTCAACGATTTTCTGTTTGTAAATATCTTGAATATAATCAGCCTGATAGTATTGGCGAACAGCGTATTTGTGCAGCCATTGCTCGGTACCGTCATTGTAGATAAAGCCGAAATCATGTCGTTCTTTGCGGGTCGTACCGTCTTTGCCTTCGGTAAAGAATGGTTCCGCTTCCCCGGCTTTGGTATAGGAAATAATATGTTTACTGCTGTCTAAATATTCGCCGGTCCGGAAATGATTGTTTAGATTTTTTAATGATTTCACCCCAATCCGTGCGTCTCCTCCTGCTTCAATCGTGGCACTGGCATTAATCAAACGATCAGCCATACCCTGCGCCTGATGCTGCTCATCCAAACTGCCGCCAATATTCAAACTGCCTTCGCTGGAAAGCTTCGCTTCTTCCTGATTGGTAATCTCCTTCGCCCCCACGGCCAAATGTTCGCGCGCGGCAATGACGGCGGCTTTGGTTTCGCCATTGGCCGTTTCTTCTTGGTTCACCAGCTTCTCGGCCTCAATCGCCACCCAGTCGCCATACACGCGTCCGCTGCCGATGTTCAGTACGGTATTGCCTGCATCCAAGAGGGTGAGGCCGTTGCTGTTGATTAAGCCGCGGTTGGTAATGTTGTCGGCTTTGAGACGGGTGTCGCTGCCGGATTGGATGGTGCCGGATGCGGTGTTGTCGATGTGGTCGGCTTCCAAGCGTACGAAACGGCTGCCTTCCAGCGTGTAGCTGTTGTGGATGCCGCCTTTGCTGCTGACGGTCAAACCTTGTCCGGCACGGATGTCTTGTGCGGCGGTAAAGCTGTCTTTAAGATTGAGCGACAGGTTTCGGTTGGCCGCCAGCTCTCCTTGCTTGGTCAGTGTTTTGGCTTGGATATCAAGGTGTTGTTCGGCGAGTATTTCGCCTGATGCATTGTTGATGCTTAGACTTTGGCTGCCGCCGTCGTGTATTTTCACGTCTTTGGCCGAACCGATGAGGCCGCGTTGGTTGTCAAGGCCGTCTGAAACTTTGAGCTCGGTCATTTCATCGCTGCGGATTTGGCCTGAGGTATTGTCTAGACGGGCGGCTTCGGCTTTCAGACGGCCTGTGTCGATTTGGCCGCTTTGATTGAGCAGGGCTGCGGCTTTGATACCGGCTTGTCGGTTGACGGTGAGTCGGCCGTTGCTGTTGTCCAAGGTTTGGACGGCCGCAGCCAAACTACCGCCGGATTGCAGGGTACCTTCGCGGTTATCGGTGGTTTGGTTGCGGATGGTGAGCGTTTCGGCAGCGGTCAGTTTACCTTGGCGGTTGTCCAAGGTTTGCGCGGTAATCTCGGCCTGGCGGCTGATGATTTCGGCTTCGCGGTTATCCAGCAGGCTGCCGCCAACGGCCAGTTTGTTCAGATGTAGTTTGCCTGTGTTGCCCAAGCTGTTTGCGGCGTGGATATCCACGCCGCCGTTGGCGGTGATGCTGCCGCTGTTTTCCAGGCCGTCTGAAACCTTCAGACGGCCTTCGGCCAAGGTCAGCGGTACGGCAGCCGCATCATTTTGAGTTTGGATTCGGCCTGACGCGGCGGCGGTGGTCGGTGTGGCAGGCGTGCTTGGGGCAGTATTGCCGCCGTTGCCGGAAACATGGTCTTGGCCGGCATAAGCGATTAAACCGCTATTGTTCAATTTGCCGGCTTCAATATTGAGGCTTTGCAAACCGGTTTGCGCCATGTCGCCGCTGTTGTTCAGACGGCCGGTTTCGATGTCGAAACGGGCAGCCTGTATGGTTTGGCGGTTGTCGAGGTTTTGTGTGCGGATATTCAGTTCGTCGGATGAGGTGATCAGGCCGCTGTTGCCGACTTTCGGGCTTTGAATCGCGGTTTTTCCTTGTGATGACAAGGTGCCGCTATTATCAAACGCCGTGGCTTGAATATTTACACGCGCCGCTGCGCTCGAGCGTTGCGTATTGTCGGCGGCCGCAATACTGCCGCTGTTACCGATTTTACCGTCGGCACTCAGGGTCACACCGCCAGCGGTGGCAAAGGCTTGACCGGCATGATGAACGGCTGCGCCTTTGTCGGTGGAAACCAGCGTAATCTTGTTGGCATACATACCGCCCAGCTGCGCGGTGTCGATGGCCACGGCAGGAGCTGGGCGGCCGTCTGAAACTTGGGTGTGGCTGCCGTCGGTCGCCACATCGTTGCTGCCCGATACCACGCTTAAATCTTTTGCCCATACGCCGGCATTGATTTGCGCGGCGCGGGCAAGCAGGCGGGTGTAATCGGCTCCTGAGGTATCCAAGCCGTCACCGTTGACGGCAATATCGCCGTCGCGTACTTGGAAACTGGTGAGATTGCCGTTGTCAAACAGCGGTTTGCCTGTGGTAAGCGTTACCCCCGCCGCATTGATAAAGCCTGCACCGTTCACCCGGATACCGGCAGGATTGGCCAATACCACCTCGGCACGACGGCCGGCCACTTCGATATAGCCGTTGAGTAGTGAAGGACTGACGCTGTTGACCTGATTCACAATCACCTTGGCTTCGCCGCGTGCCAACCACGGATTACCCTGTATCCAGCCGCCCAATTTGGTCTGCGTGTTGCTGCGGCTGTTGTTCAATATGGCACCGCGTTTGTCAACATCGAATTGGCGGTATTGGTTAACCGATACGCCGCCTGCGGTCGGGGTTTGGATATTGACTTGCGGCAAACCGTTGGCCGTCTGCAAAACGGTGGGTTGTTGGCCCAAAGGCGCGGATTTGTCGGCCTGAAGCCCTGCTGCCCACACGGGGCTGACAGCAGCCGAACCGACCGCCAGCCACACCGAGAACGCCGCCATCTGTATCTGAAACTTGGCCGCACCCGCAAGGCCGTCTGAAATAGCCGCTTTGCCGTCTTGCACGTTTTTACCGTCGCGTGCGGTGTTTTCGGCAACAGCCATCATCATGCCGCGCTTTTTATTGAAGATGACTTTGTAGCAGGTTTTGTTCATGGCGGGTTCCTATAAAGCGGAAATACCCCCGTGCCTGTGTTTTCAGACGGCATGAGGGTAGGAAAGGGATTAGAAACTGTAATTCAGATTGAGACCGAACGTGGTGTTGGCCGTTTGAAAGCGGTCGGGTTTGTGCAGCGGTTTGGCGGCGAAAAAATCGTAAGAAAGTATTCCGCCCACTTTGCTTTGACCGCGCACACCTAAGGCCGCACCACTCAGACTTTGCCCCAACAGGTATTGCGCAGAAGGACCGGAGACACGGCCGGCGTCCAAACCCGCATAAAGCTGATGACTCGGATGATACTGCCAAGATAAATCGTTGCGCCAATACCAGCCGCGTTCGGCAGATAAAGTGGTTTCACCATCAAAACCGCGCACGGTATAACGGCTGCCGATGGCCAGTTTGTCTTGCGGCGTTAATGGTGTTTTGTTCCACTGTGCATGGAAGTTGCTGTCGAAGGCAAAGTTTTGCTGCCCGATTTTAAACGGCACATTCACACCGGTATCGGCAGTAAGGATTTTCATGCGGGACGTGCCTTCGCCGAAGGCTTCTTCGGGCGCAGACAGGCTGTTGTTCCGCCCCGTACCTCGTTTGTAACCCAAGCCCAGATTCAGCGTGGCTTGGCCGATGTATTCCTTGTGGCTTAAATTAGCAGACCAACCGGCCGTGCGGCGGCGTTGCACTTCGATTTCCGCATCATTGATAAAGCTGTGCGTTTCACGCTGCCACAATTTGAACGCGGCATGGGTTTTACGGCGGGCATCACGGTAAAGCAGGCGGCTCACGCCGACATCGCTGTTCCAGCTTTTACCGTTGTAGTCATACACCTCAGAATCGCCTGCTACCGCCTGATGATAACGGTAGTAGCTGTGGTTCCATGACCAAAGCCATTTGCCGAACGGTACGGAATAATGGAAAGCATAGCCGTTGGTACCGCCTTTGACCGTATGGCCGTCTGAATCGGTATCTGCCGAACGTGTGCCTAAATCACGGTTATACGAAGCGTAAAACAAATCACTCAAACCCAAAGGGTTATCGGCGGAGAAAGTCATATTGCCCTGATAGCGGCCGGTGGCCTTGCTGCCCGAATTGTCAAAACCCAAAGTCAGGCGGTAGGGAAGGGTGCGCTGCCGCCATTGCACCACCACATCACTCACATCCGCTTTTTCAGACGGCATGATTTGGATATCTGCCTCGGCAGTCGGAACGCGCTTGAGGTTTTCCAAACCCTGTTCCAAATCGCGCAGGTTCAACAGGCCGTCTGAATCAGCAGGAAATTCGTTTTGAAATGCGGTAATCCGACCGACATGGGTTTCTGCGGCATGGCTTTCATCAAAACGGATTTGACCGATGCGGCCGGGGAAGACAGTCAATTCCAATTTGCCGGAATTCAAATCCTGAGGCGCAGCCAAAATCCGCGTGGTGGTATAGCCGCGGTCAATAACGGCGTTTTGTGCTAACGTCATGATGTGGTTGATGCCTTGCGCACCCAGACACATGCCCGGTTGGAAGCCGGATTGTTTGATGGCTTTATTCAGTGCAAATTGGAATTTGGCGGCAGAATCGCCGATTAAGGTGATTTCTTGAACGGGGAAACAAGGCGTTTCGTTTTGAGGAAGCAGCAATGAAGAAACGGCTTCTGCGGTTCGGTCTAGGCGCACATCCGGTGCCGACTGCATCTGCTGCTCGAGTTGGCGCAAACGCTGCTGTTCCTGCCGGGCTTGTTCTTGCTGAATCAAACCGGCTTGTCTTTCGTCAGCCAGCGCGGGCATGGCAGCAGTTGCCAGCAAAGCGAACGACAACATCAATGAGCGGCAGTCTGAAGAATAGTGAAAGGCGGACATGCTTGGAACCTGTAAGGTGGTTGAGCGAGCCATGTTATTGGAATAAGGTAAAGAAAAGCAAAGTTTACATGATTAAAGGTTGGTTATTTGGATAGCCGGCCATTCCGATTTGCAATAAATTTGTTATTTTATTCAAAATAATCAATATTTTATTTTTGATTTACCTTGGTTTTTAGATGGGGGATGAATTGCGTGACAGTAGGTGGAATCCTAACCATTCCAGTTCAGGTTGCTGCCCATCAGCGCATATCGCGGCAAAACCCTGAATGAAATTGCCAATATCAGATAGAGAAAGGAAAGACGATGGCCATTGCCCATATCATCGAAGTGGAAGAATCGCCGGACTTGAGTGAATGCTCGGTGCGCCTGAGTTTCAGCGGCGGTACCAAGCTTCAGAGCAAGGAAGGGAAGACCGCATTTTACAGGAGCTTGGCTGTGGTTGAGGATGCGTTATCTGAATAACAAAAAGGGCAGCAAGATAGCTGCCCTTTTTGTTATTCTTCGTTATTCACTCAGTTATCATCACTGTCATTGAAGTACGAACAATACCAACGATTGCCAATATAGTCTGCATAGAAAATGGGGCTGACGTAGATTAGCAGTTAGGTTACACTCAAAAAATGAAGATAACCCATTACAACACAGTAAATCTACACAGCAAAAGTTGCTTCAGTTTTTTGTATTAGAAGTTACTGCTCGTTCAGCAGCGGATATACTCGGTATTCAATCTAATTGTGCTATGTTGTTTTACCGCAAAATCCGTCAAGCGATTGCCTACCATTTAGCACTTCAAGCAGACGAAGTTTTTGATGGCTCTATTGAGCTGGACGAAAGCTATTTTGGCGGACAACGCAAGGGTAAACGCGGTCGCGGTGCGGCTGGTAAAGCGGCTGTTTTTGGTATTTTAAAACGCAATGGTAAGGTCTATACCGTTGTGGTTGAAAACACCAAACAAGATACTTTACTACCTGTTATTAAAAGAAAAATCATGCCTGATAGTATTGTTTATACGGACTGTTACAAAAGCTGTGATGTGCTTGATGTGAGCGAATTTATTCATCATCGCATCAATCATTCACAGATTTTTGCAGAGTGTCAAAACCACATTAACGGCATTGGGAATTTCCGGAACCAAGCAAAACGTGTTCTGAGAAAATACAACGGAATTGACCGTAAATCTTTTCCCTTATTCTTGAAAGAATGCGAATTTTGTTTTAATTTTGGCACACTAAAATAGCAGTTAAAAATTCTGCGAATTTGGTGTGGTGTTTAGGGCTAATCTACGTCAGCCCCTTTAATTTTGCAACACTGTGCTGTTGTATTTCGGCCGGGCCATGACTCCAGCTATATGGACGGTAAGCCATTTGGTGTTCCTTTGTATTTTTTATGTTTATATTAAAATCAGATCGTTATATTGGCATTTCATTCCAGGTGCGCCCATTCAATTCTTGGCCATTTGCTTTTTTAGCCCGTTTTTTGCCGTCGGCTCCCCAGCCGCCCCATTGTTTAAAAAAGAAAGCAACTCCTGAGTCTGAGCATTGTAGGCGCACATTTTCAACCCAATCTATACTCATTAGTCTGGCTTTGCTGCCAGATTCGCCGCCAACAATAACCCAGTGGATATGGGTCAAATCAATTTCCCTAGGGCCTACAGTGGGCAATAATTGGGCCTTTATGCCAAGGAAAAGTTGGCGATGCCGGCCCAACCGCTGTCGATAACCGATTATTTATAGAAGCCATACTATGGATTATCCGTACCGGCAGTCCTTGGCGCGATCTGCCCGAAGAGTTCGGCAATTGGAAAAGTATCCACAAACGCTACCGCAGATGGGTTTTGGCCGACCGTTTTCGTCATATTTTTGAAGAACCGAACCGTGATCTCGATATGGAGTATGTCATGATTGACGGCACAATCGTCAAAGTTCACCGCCACGGTCAGGATGCAAAAGGGGGACTCGAAATCAGACCATCGGCCAATCCAAAGGCGGAATGACGACCAAGATTTTGGCTATGGCGGCTGCTTTGGGGAACCTGATTGACTTCAAACTGATGCCTGGTCAGCGCAATGGCATTTGCGGCGTAGAACCGCTGATTAAAGATAAGGAATTTGATGCTTTGTTGGCGGATAAAGCCTTTGCTGCCGACAGGCTGGTCGAAGAGCTGACCGAAAGGGGGAGTAAGGTGGTTATTCCGCCGCGTAACAACCGCAAATCGCAGCGGGAACACGACAAGATGATGTATTGCTGGCGACATTTGATTGAGAACTTTTTTTGCAAACTCAAAGAATTCAAGAAGATTGCGATGCATGCAGAAAAAACCGGCCAGTCTTTTACTGCCAATATTTACCTTGCGGCTGCCGTATTGCGATTAAGGTAAACTTGAATGTCGACAGCCCCTAGGATTTTCTACATCTGAGACCTTGCAAAACCGCCATCTTTGGCACATTCTTTCGTTATGCGCCGCTCGAAAGCCTGTGATATTTCTACGCTTCCTAAGCCGCTATAACTTGGAACTGTGCTCAAATCTGGAGTTTTTTAAAGCTCTCGGTCTGATTTATATCATCACGAAGCCGCTATCTACAAAGTTTGCATATATTTGATTGACACGGTTGCAAGCTGTTTTTATATTATTAGGAATATCTTTCATTTCCCACCCTGCGTCAGAACGCGGCACAACCAACCGAAAAGGAGTGTAAGTATGGCAGCATTTGAATTACGTAAGAGCGGTGATGGTCATTTCAGCTTCAGCCTGCTGGGCGATGATGATAAGACCTTATTGAAAAGTGAGCAATACAACAGCAAAGCTTCTGCGCAAAACGGTATCGAGTCGATTCGTAAAAATTCTGCCGAAGATGCACGCTATGAGTTAAAGGAAAGCAACAACGGCAAATTTTACTTTAATCTCAAAGCCACCAACGGCCAAGTCATCGGTACCAGCCCGCTGTTTCCCGGCGAAGCCGCGCGTGAAGCCGCGATTGCCAAAGTGAAAGCAGAAGCCGCTTTGGCCGGTGTGTTGGAAGGTTAAGCCAATTCTAAATAATCAAGGCCGTCTGAAACGAAAATTTCAGACGGCCTTGATTATTTATTGATGCTTACAACACAACCAAAGCCGCATCGTAATTCGGTTCCTCACCGATTTCAGGCACCAATTCACTGTGCAGCACTTGATCGTTTTCATCTAAAACCACCACCGCGCGAGCGTTTAAGCCTTTTAGCGGGGAAGACTGAATTTCTGTGCCGTAGTCTTGCTTGAAGGTTTTGCAGCGGAAAGTCGAAAGCGAAATCACGTTTTCAATGCCTTCGGCACCGCAGAAACGCGCCAAAGCAAACGGCAAATCGGCTGAGATACACAAGACAACCGTGTTGTCCAAGCCGGCGGCGCGTTCGTTGAATTCGCGTACCGATTTCGAGCACACGCCTGTGTCGATGCTTGGGAAAATATTCAGTACTTTGCGCTTACCGGCAAAATCCGACAGATTTTTTTCGGATAAATCGGTGGCTACCAAGGTAAATGCAGGGGCGGTTTGGCCGACTTGGGGCAGGGTACCGCCTACTTCTACAGGAGTGCCTTTAAAGGTTACTTGAGCCATGTTGATTCCTTTCTGATTAAGTTAAGTCCTACGGCTAATGGATTTCGTCAATACGACGATACCATGCTTCTTTTTCCGCATCACTGATAAACGAGGCTTTGAACGAATTTTTGCACAGCGTGCGGATGTCGTCATTGCTCAAATCCAAAGCCTCGGCCAGCTCGATGAAATTTTGATTTACATAGCCGCCGAAATAGGCCGGGTCGTCTGAGTTCACCGTTACCAATACACCGCGCTGCAGCATGCGGTGCAGATTGTGCGCGCTCAAATGATTGACCACTTTCAACTTCAGATTGCTCAACGGGCAGACCGTCAACGGCATTTGCGCCTCAATCAACCGCTGCATCAGCGCATCGTCTTCTTCCGAGCGCACACCGTGGTCGATGCGTGCGACCTTGAGTAAATCCAAGGCTTCACACACATATTGGGGCGGGCCTTCTTCACCGGCGTGCGCCACGGTCAGCAAACCATGTTCGCGTGCTTTGGCAAATACACGTTCGAATTTAGAAGGTGGATGACCGGCTTCGTTCGAATCCAAGCCCACGCCGATGATTTTGTCGCGAAACGGCAAAGCCTGCGCTAAGGTTTCAAATGCCGATTCTTCCGGCAAATGGCGCAGGAAACACATAATCAGGTGGCTGGAAATGCCCCATTCTTGCGCGGCATCGCGGCAGGCACGGTCAATGCCGTTAATCACCGTTTCAAATGCCACGCCACGATCGGTATGGGTTTGAGGGTCAAAGAAAATCTCGGTATGGGTGACATTGTCTTCACGGCAGCGCAGCAAATAGGCGCGGGTCAAATCATAAAAATCGGGTTCATGCAGCAACACCGCAGCGCCGGCATAATAAATGTCCAAAAAAGACTGCAAATTGTGAAAATCATAAGCGGCGCGGACTTCGTCGACATCTGTATAAGGAAGGCCAACTTGATTGCGGCGGGCGATTTCAAACATCAATTCCGGCTCAAACGTGCCTTCGATATGCACATGGAGTTCTGCTTTGGGTAGGGCGGCGATTAATTCATTACGTGTCATGATGGCTTTCGTGTTCAGACGGCCTTTATTGGCAGCCGTTATTCGTTGATCGATTGTCGTCTTTTCAATTTATGCAGTCAATGTTTGCGAGTGTAAGATTCTGTATGGCGCAGATATGGCATGGCTGAATTTTCTTGCCGGTGATTGGTACTTAAAGCTAATCACGATTGCTGCTTTAGGCGGCAGCCCGACTTTCAGACGGTCTTTCTCTGCCTTCGGACTTGTCTAATCGGACAAATCAGCCTAGACTTTCTCATTAGTCTGTTTCCGGGAAAATAGAATGTCTAAAACCAAACAAGATATTTTTGAACACAACCGTCGATGGGCCGAGGAGCAATTGCGCAAAGACCCGCATTTTTTCGATAAACTTTCCATCAACCAAACCCCTGATTATCTCTATATCGGCTGCTCCGACAGCCGCGTGACCGCTGAAGACATGATGGGCATGCGGCCGGGTGAAGTATTTGTGCACCGCAATATTGCCAATATGGTCAATGCCATTGATATTAACGTGGCTTCGGTCATCAATTATGCGGTTTACCATTTGAACGTGAAACACATCGTCGTGTGTGGCCACTACGAATGCGGCGGCGTAAAATCCGCCATGCAGGCTAAAGATTACGGCATGCTCAATCCTTGGTTGCGCTGTATCCGCGACGTATACCGCCTGCACCGCGAAGAATTGGATGCGATAGAAGACGAGCAAGCGCGTTACGACCGCTTAGTCGAATTAAACGTACAAGAGCAATGCATCAACGTCATCAAAAGCGCCGGCGTGCAAAAACGTTATTTGAAGGAAAAATTTCCGGTGGTACACGGCTGGGTATTTGATATCCGCACAGGCCGTCTGAAAGATTTGAATATCGATTTTGATAATATTCTAAAAGAAATTCAGAAAATCTATGATTTGACCGACAGCGATTGGAGCGTCCCGCAGCCGTGACGGAGTGACGGGTTTAGACACAGAATTAAAGGCCGTCTGAAAATTGGTTTCAGACGGCCTTTTGATCATAGATAAGCGTAACCTTTAAGCAGTTAACCACTCATTAATCGCGGCTTCCAATCGCGTCATGCCTTCTTGTAAATCTTCATCGGTTAGCAGCAGGCAGGGGGCGAAGCGCACGACATTAGAGCCGGCAACCAATACCATCAGGCCGTGTTTTAGGGCGGCGTTGAAGATTTCGCCGGCGCGGTTTTCATATTGATCAGCCATCACGGCGCCGAGCAGCAAGCCCATGCCGCGGACTTGTTTGAACACGCCCGTGCGTTCGCCGATTTGTCGTAAGGCCGTTTGAAGTTTTTTGCCTTGGACTTGCACATGATTCAGGGTTTCAGCGCGGTTGATGATGTCGAATGCGCGGTTGGCAACGGCGCAGGCTAACGGATTACCGCCGAATGTAGAACCATGCGTGCCGGGCCCGAAGGTTGGGGCAATGGCATCGGTGGTGATAATCGCGCCAATCGGGAAGCCGCAGCCCAGGGCTTTGGCCAAGCTCATGATGTCGGGTTCTATACCGTAATGTTCGTAGGCAAACAGTTTGCCGGTGTGGCCAACGCCGGTTTGCACTTCATCAAAAATCAGCAAGGCGTTGTGTTGGCTGCACAAGCGGCGGGCAGCTTCGAGATAGGCTTGCGTGGCAGGCAAAATGCCGCTTTCGCCTTGAATCGGCTCGATAATCACGGCACAAGTTTTATCGCTGACGGCAGCTTCGAGCGCGGCGGTGTCGTTAAAGGCAACATGGGTGATGCCTTGCGGCAGCGGCGCGTAATCTTGGCTGTATTTCGGTTGGCCGCCGACGGATACGGTAAACAGCGTGCGGCCGTGGAAGCTGTTGACGCAGGCGATGATTTCGGTTTTGTGTCCGCCGAAATGGTCGCGGCCGTATTTGCGTGCAAGCTTCAGCGCGGCTTCATTGGCTTCGGCGCCTGAATTACAGAAAAATACTTTGTCGCCGAAGCTGTGTTCTACCAAGCGGCGGGCTAAATCTTGCGCAGGCTGGGTGGTGTAGATATTGGAAATGTGCCACACCTTTTGCGCTTGCTGATTCAGCGCATCTATCAACTCGGGATGGCTGTGTCCCAAGGCATTCACCGCAATGCCGCCTGATAAGTCAATCAGCTCACGCCCTTCGGTATCCCATACGCGACTGCCCGAAGCACGTTCGGGAATCATTGGGGCGAATGAGAAATTGGGGGTGAGATAGTTGCTCATGGCGGCTTCCTTTATTGAAGTGGATTGAATGTTTTTCGCTGAAACGAGCGTTTGATTATGCGCCGATTGTTAACGATTTTCAAGACAAAAGGCCGTCTGAAAAGGATATTTTCAGACGGCCTTTTGTGATCATAATCAAATCGAGTATTCGATCAATTCGTTTTGCGAAAAGATATAGATCTGTTTCGGCACCAAAGCCAGCTCTTTGCCCACGGACAAGGCCAAGCTGGCGGCATCGCTGCCGGCTAGGTTGATGTGCACGTCGCGGTTGTCGTGCTTGACGGTGATATGGGTCAACGCGCCTACGGCGTGGATTTTTTCAACTGCGGCGGTGATCATCGGCGTTTGGCCTGTTTGGGCAATTTGCCATTCGTGCGGGCGGATATAGCCGGTGGCCAATTGTTCCTGCCATTTGTATTGGCGGTCAAGCGACCACCGGTAGCTGCCGTAATGCCACACGCCTTTTTCTATGCGGCCTTCAAAGGCATCGGTTTCGCCCAGAAATTCGGTGACAAATGCGTTTTCCGGCTGGCGGTAAATGTGATCTGCGCTGCCGGTTTGCTCGATGTGGCCGTGGTTCATCACCACGATTTCATCGGATACTTCCAAGGCTTCTTCTTGGTCGTGGGTGACGAGAATGCTGGTCACGCCGAGATTATGGTGAATGTCGCGCAGCCATGTACGCAACTCTTTGCGAACTTTGGCATCAAGTGCGCCGAATGGTTCGTCCAACAGCAGCAATTTTGGCTCTACCGCTAATGCGCGCGCAAGGGCGATACGCTGGCGCTGGCCTCCTGAAAGCTGGTGCGGATAAGATTTGGCTAAATGAGAAAGCTGCACCAAGCCCAATAATTCTTCCACTTTGGCGCGGATTTTTTCTTTACCCGG is a window of Neisseria yangbaofengii DNA encoding:
- a CDS encoding two-partner secretion domain-containing protein, whose translation is MNKTCYKVIFNKKRGMMMAVAENTARDGKNVQDGKAAISDGLAGAAKFQIQMAAFSVWLAVGSAAVSPVWAAGLQADKSAPLGQQPTVLQTANGLPQVNIQTPTAGGVSVNQYRQFDVDKRGAILNNSRSNTQTKLGGWIQGNPWLARGEAKVIVNQVNSVSPSLLNGYIEVAGRRAEVVLANPAGIRVNGAGFINAAGVTLTTGKPLFDNGNLTSFQVRDGDIAVNGDGLDTSGADYTRLLARAAQINAGVWAKDLSVVSGSNDVATDGSHTQVSDGRPAPAVAIDTAQLGGMYANKITLVSTDKGAAVHHAGQAFATAGGVTLSADGKIGNSGSIAAADNTQRSSAAARVNIQATAFDNSGTLSSQGKTAIQSPKVGNSGLITSSDELNIRTQNLDNRQTIQAARFDIETGRLNNSGDMAQTGLQSLNIEAGKLNNSGLIAYAGQDHVSGNGGNTAPSTPATPTTAAASGRIQTQNDAAAVPLTLAEGRLKVSDGLENSGSITANGGVDIHAANSLGNTGKLHLNKLAVGGSLLDNREAEIISRQAEITAQTLDNRQGKLTAAETLTIRNQTTDNREGTLQSGGSLAAAVQTLDNSNGRLTVNRQAGIKAAALLNQSGQIDTGRLKAEAARLDNTSGQIRSDEMTELKVSDGLDNQRGLIGSAKDVKIHDGGSQSLSINNASGEILAEQHLDIQAKTLTKQGELAANRNLSLNLKDSFTAAQDIRAGQGLTVSSKGGIHNSYTLEGSRFVRLEADHIDNTASGTIQSGSDTRLKADNITNRGLINSNGLTLLDAGNTVLNIGSGRVYGDWVAIEAEKLVNQEETANGETKAAVIAAREHLAVGAKEITNQEEAKLSSEGSLNIGGSLDEQHQAQGMADRLINASATIEAGGDARIGVKSLKNLNNHFRTGEYLDSSKHIISYTKAGEAEPFFTEGKDGTTRKERHDFGFIYNDGTEQWLHKYAVRQYYQADYIQDIYKQKIVENRPGQILVGGNLNVEGKWLNHNSMILTGGTITDKTNINNQAAKDTVRTVNTGMLRGGSYDRHGSRGRRHIEFDKESSHIPNPPDTHPDFTTKVSDVQEYSTLTLTGNAAEQANLSPTAVTHGGSTPAPIKTLNTDTKLPTSSLYAVNPAHPSYLVETDPAFTNYKQWLSSDYMLNALKLDPSRMHKRLGDGYYEQKLVNEQVARLTGYRRLDGYTNDEAQFKALMQAGITFAREQQLTPGIALSPEQVARLTSDIVWLETQTLTLIDGSTVDVLAPKVYLTVKPGDINAHGGLISADRLAMNGTGSIINSGTLAGRKIADLSATDITNSGVVQGGKVRLRGQDVNIEGGTVAADTLLAVEADRLRVASTTATGGDERNGQTQIDRVAGLYVNNASDGLLSLKANQSIDFVAANLRNEASKGKTQIVSDGRIDLGTAKLEAHSKWGELSDKNHRHVAQTSEAGTVIGAAGDILLSAKDDLTVRQGSIASDKGRVTLSGRNVDISEGRQTLDLDESIYTKSRGIASKTTGLDQYRRQHDEAVGSEISGGKVLIAADNNLTVRGGNVVSDGLTVLTAGNDVNITAAQSTYNDSEFHQTKKSGLMGSGGIGFTVGSKKDTADSGSRTRVNHGSTVGSLTGDTVISAEQNYRQTGSTVSSPEGDVLIRARNIDIKAAQDTYATDYRQTLEQKGLTVAVNVPVVQAVQSTAAAAKTVGKSNNGRVNAMAAANAAWQTRKLLAEESSPDNLKGLANTAAALSAGDWQSAANASNVSVSLTYGQQKNTAQSHSEGSTAQSSQVIGGGQVSLIADEGRLNITGSDAAGKEGTLLRAKDIVLQSAEQSHSERSDNRSSGGNAGVAVAFQSGKPVIGFTAGGNHGKGYGNGDDVTHRHTHIGDKDSRTVIQSSGDTTLKGAQVKGKGVALSTRNLNIESIQDSAVYRSKQQNLSGSVTVGYGASATAGYNQSKTNADHRSISEQSGIFAGDDGFQVNVANHTDLKGGIITATETAESEGRNRFQTASISHSDIENHSRYEGDGFGIGVSGSISGQSLGQTAPAADSRIQTVAAKNGIDSSIGYGSDGDSQSSVTKSGIGTRNIIIGNDTDGTQAAAAYTGTRSETAEQNSGRLNNIFDKERVQSEIDLQRKVSQEFSKNVQSATGEINRKLDTLKEQKEKGLISEAEYRQKAGNWQKGKVLLNSIAAGLSAPTQSTAGIAAAAASPAVSYQIGQYFKGVAQQNSDGKLTGKQETAHILAHAVLGAATAAAGDNNALAGAISAGSAEAAAPLIGNYLYGEKDGSKLTAEQKETVTAITNLLGTATGATIGDTTANAVQGSLNADSAVGNNYGVSAISKGRRVIRIIQRGGRLTPKDALPVAEAGLVVAVACAITGNCDASQVLKDVWSGEFEDSYMASGNTDNANDKKTNAQSAAVSQSSAGAPMPPDDEDSNGKQSKKMTDKQIQEMTGNKNWHKTNIKRNIVRRYSKELRGSNNFDFYRNPKNGDIFIQGNKPNSPRIKINIQEFL